Proteins from a single region of Limisphaerales bacterium:
- the ptsP gene encoding phosphoenolpyruvate--protein phosphotransferase, whose product MADGLDNGERIFRGIGVSPGVVRARIVVLDDDRGERPTRQRVEAKDFPAELERLQQALTATRREITRIQDEVRNSLGSSDAEIFDAHLLVLEDQTLLDEVKKFIEAEHVNVEFAFHEVSENYAIALGSVEDEYLRERAADIRDVTSRVLGNLTGRDAVDLGHLTEPHILVRHDLTPIDTAQINPEYVLGFATDVGGKTSHTAIIAGSLRIPAVVGLKTACERMATGDYALLDGFNGVVIINPTDQTLFEYGQLEKEQEDIQTKLLEIKDSPAITLDGHQIILSANVEQISDTAAVLDCGAQGVGLFRTEYMFLDRDVLPDEDEQAISYERVAQALAPEPVIFRTLDIGADKIGRAIGETDEANPFLGWRAIRFCLARKDIFRVQLRALLRASAAGNVKLMYPMISGVEELTEANALLAECMDELRAEGIPFDENLEVGIMVEIPSAVLTANTLGKRAEFFSIGTNDLIQYTLAVDRLNEKVADLYDPTHPAMLRMLQMTIDAGRRHGIWTGVCGEMAGDSTAIPLLLGLGVDELSVAPQMLLQIKYLIRHLNHSECEALAVQALECENSVDILVQSRAMVQRAAPGIFHTVI is encoded by the coding sequence GTGGCTGATGGCTTGGATAATGGGGAACGCATCTTTCGCGGCATTGGCGTTTCGCCGGGCGTGGTGCGCGCACGGATCGTCGTTCTCGATGATGACCGTGGCGAACGCCCGACGCGACAACGCGTGGAAGCCAAAGATTTTCCGGCCGAACTGGAGCGCCTCCAACAAGCCCTCACCGCCACCCGCCGCGAAATCACCCGCATTCAGGATGAGGTGCGCAATAGCTTGGGCTCCTCCGACGCAGAGATTTTCGATGCCCATCTGCTGGTGCTCGAAGATCAAACGCTGCTCGATGAAGTCAAAAAATTTATTGAGGCGGAACACGTCAACGTGGAATTTGCGTTCCACGAGGTTTCAGAAAACTACGCCATCGCGCTGGGCAGTGTGGAGGATGAATACCTCCGCGAACGCGCCGCCGATATTCGCGATGTGACGTCCCGCGTACTCGGCAACCTCACCGGACGCGATGCGGTGGATCTCGGCCACCTCACTGAGCCGCACATTCTTGTACGGCACGACCTCACCCCCATTGACACCGCGCAGATCAACCCCGAATACGTGCTCGGCTTCGCCACAGACGTCGGCGGCAAAACTTCGCACACCGCCATTATTGCTGGCTCGCTGCGCATCCCCGCCGTGGTGGGCCTCAAGACCGCCTGCGAACGCATGGCCACAGGCGACTACGCATTGCTCGATGGATTCAATGGTGTGGTGATCATTAACCCCACTGACCAAACGCTTTTTGAATACGGCCAACTCGAAAAAGAACAGGAAGATATCCAGACCAAGTTGCTGGAGATCAAAGACAGCCCGGCCATTACGCTCGATGGCCATCAGATTATTCTCTCCGCCAACGTCGAGCAAATCAGCGACACCGCCGCCGTGCTCGATTGCGGCGCACAAGGCGTCGGGCTTTTCCGCACCGAATACATGTTTCTCGATCGCGATGTGTTGCCCGACGAGGACGAACAGGCCATCAGCTACGAACGTGTTGCGCAGGCGCTGGCGCCCGAGCCGGTGATTTTTCGCACACTCGATATCGGCGCAGACAAAATCGGCCGTGCCATCGGCGAGACGGATGAGGCCAATCCCTTCCTCGGCTGGCGGGCTATTCGCTTTTGCCTCGCACGCAAAGATATCTTCCGCGTGCAACTGCGCGCCCTCCTCCGCGCCAGTGCCGCCGGCAATGTGAAGCTGATGTACCCGATGATTTCGGGTGTGGAAGAGCTGACCGAAGCCAACGCCCTGCTCGCCGAATGCATGGATGAACTTCGCGCCGAAGGCATCCCCTTCGATGAAAATCTGGAAGTCGGCATCATGGTTGAAATCCCGTCCGCCGTGCTCACCGCCAACACGCTCGGCAAGCGCGCCGAGTTTTTCAGCATCGGCACCAACGATCTCATACAGTACACGCTCGCCGTCGATCGCCTCAACGAAAAGGTCGCGGATTTATATGACCCCACGCATCCGGCGATGTTGAGGATGCTGCAAATGACCATCGACGCCGGACGCCGCCACGGCATTTGGACCGGGGTGTGCGGCGAAATGGCCGGTGATTCCACCGCCATCCCGCTGTTACTCGGCCTCGGCGTGGATGAACTCAGCGTGGCACCGCAGATGTTGCTGCAAATCAAATACCTCATCCGCCACCTCAACCACAGCGAATGTGAGGCCCTCGCCGTGCAGGCGCTCGAGTGCGAAAACAGCGTCGACATTCTCGTGCAATCCCGCGCCATGGTCCAGCGCGCCGCGCCGGGAATTTTCCACACCGTAATATGA
- a CDS encoding nucleotidyltransferase family protein: MILAAGYATRLHPLTEHTPKPLLPVGGRPMLEHVLTSSAAIGDIDKTFVVTNEKFSSHFENWLADYQKAHPDFSGAIINDGTTSNEDRLGAIGDLNFVIEQEAIDDDVLVIAGDNLFTGDLRGFGDRCRETQTPVLGLHDVGSLEEAKKYGVVAVDAEDESGRLTSFEEKPEAPKSTLIGIALYYYPRAVLPEIRRYISEGHNPDQPGRLVQWLYPQQPVHTWTVPGDWLDIGSHETLAAADALFSG; this comes from the coding sequence ATCATTCTCGCCGCCGGCTACGCCACCCGACTGCACCCGCTCACCGAGCACACCCCAAAACCACTGCTGCCCGTCGGCGGTCGCCCGATGCTCGAACACGTCCTCACCAGCAGCGCTGCCATTGGAGACATCGACAAAACCTTCGTCGTCACCAACGAAAAATTTTCCAGCCATTTTGAAAACTGGCTCGCGGACTATCAAAAAGCACATCCAGATTTTTCCGGCGCCATCATCAACGACGGCACCACCAGCAACGAAGATCGACTCGGTGCCATCGGCGATTTGAATTTCGTCATCGAACAAGAAGCGATTGATGACGATGTGCTCGTCATCGCGGGCGACAACCTGTTCACCGGTGACCTGCGCGGCTTTGGCGATCGCTGCCGCGAAACCCAAACGCCCGTCCTCGGCCTCCACGATGTGGGTTCACTGGAAGAAGCCAAAAAATACGGCGTCGTTGCGGTGGACGCCGAAGATGAATCCGGTCGGCTCACCAGTTTTGAAGAAAAACCCGAGGCCCCCAAGAGCACGCTCATCGGCATTGCGCTCTATTATTACCCGCGTGCGGTGCTGCCCGAAATCCGCCGTTACATTAGCGAAGGCCACAACCCCGACCAACCCGGCCGCCTCGTCCAATGGCTTTACCCCCAACAACCCGTCCACACCTGGACCGTCCCCGGCGATTGGCTCGACATCGGTTCGCACGAAACGCTCGCCGCTGCCGATGCGTTGTTTTCGGGATAA